Proteins encoded in a region of the Nicotiana tomentosiformis chromosome 9, ASM39032v3, whole genome shotgun sequence genome:
- the LOC138899510 gene encoding uncharacterized protein codes for MDLKVWRQTLESKGFKLSRTKTEYLECKFSGETQRGEGEVRLDSQVIPRRGNFKYLGSIIQGDGEIDEDVTHRIGAGWMKWRLASDILYDKKVPPKLKGKFYRVVVRPTMLYGAECWPVKIAHVQKMKVAEMRMLRWMSGHTRLDRIRNEVIRDKVGVAPIEDKMQEARLRWFGHVRRRSTDTLVRRCELLTLEGLRRGRGRPKKRWGEVITQDMAQLQQTEDMTLDRKVWRSRIRVVE; via the exons atggac TTaaaggtatggaggcagaccctggagtctaaaggtttcaagttgagcaggaccaagacagaatacttggagtgtaagttcagtggtgagactcaaagaggggaaggggaggtgaggctggactcgcaggtcatccctaggagaggaaattttaagtaccttgggtctattattcagggggacggggagattgatgaagatgtcacacatcgtattggggcgggatggatgaaatggagactcgcttccgatATTTTgtatgacaagaaggtgccaccgaaacttaaaggtaagttctacagagtggtggtcagaccgacgatgttgtatggggctgagtgttggccagtcaagatcgctcatgtccagaagatgaaggtagcagagatgagaatgttgagatggatgagcgggcacaccaggttagataggattagaaatgaggttattcgcgacaaggtagGTGTGGcacctattgaggacaagatgcaggaagcacggcttaggtggtttggccatgtgaggaggaggagcacagacaccctggtgaggaggtgtgagttattgacattggagggcctacggagaggtagaggtaggccaaagaagagatggggagaggtgattacgcaggacatggcgcagcttcagcaaaccgaggacatgacccttgataggaaggtatggaggtcgaggattagggtagtagagtag